A single Lolium perenne isolate Kyuss_39 chromosome 6, Kyuss_2.0, whole genome shotgun sequence DNA region contains:
- the LOC139832892 gene encoding uncharacterized protein, producing the protein MREQTPELLPHEQTEEQKAFLATAPKKMFIPPQTVKHFAETRMKRPELRADYDRSLGQSSKAMKEAKKVAQLGQQDIQAAPHFIVEPYHDPETASMIERAARAQGASVEYEDYYPTAQVVNKYRYGSDLVKPGELARLGTQMRRLHDWYLKACRRGDRYLTVYLRDEHYFRGEDEINIDVEELFQLFNQDALDKAVISCYCLMKKLEYKRGKLLPLGFIDPNTVHEVTVSDFAKDTEDNIVMFLEKQADKEDIFFPYNFK; encoded by the exons atgagggaacagactccagagttgttgccacatgagcagactgaagagcaaaaggcgtttcttgcaactgcgccgaagaagatgtttattccaccgcagacagtgaagcactttgccgagacgagaatgaagagacctgagctgagagctgattatgaccgctctcttggacagtcctctaaagcgatgaaagaagcaaaaaaagtcgcccagcttggacagcaggacattcaggccgcaccccacttcatcgtggagccatatcatgatccagagacggcatcgatgatcgaacgggcggctagagctcagggagcatcagttgagtacgaagattactatccaacggctcaagtggtaaacaagtatagatacggatctgatctcgtcaaacctggcgagctcgcgcgtctagggactcagatgcgaaggttgcatgactggtacctgaaagcctgtcgaagaggtgatcgctacctcacggtgtatcttagagatgagcattacttccggggggaagacgagataaacattgacgtagaagaactgtttcagttattcaatcaagacgccctcgacaaagctgtcatcagttgctactgcct aatgaagaagctggaatacaaaagaggcaagctcctaccgctggggttcatagacccaaacacagttcatgaagttacggtttcagacttcgccaaggacacagaggacaacatcgtaatgtttttagagaagcaagcagacaaagaggatatattctttccctacaacttcaagtga
- the LOC127310366 gene encoding uncharacterized protein, with translation MEPGQFHAYNFSYLILRELFFRLVVCFEIESSLSREIIAFWLWLQGNSQAAFLLSIESFDDDHFHVIASGAKPFVEILHFEFDGSDPRSVPRNHFRREAIEGISFYLNKVCYEALQVLQERANMNFLHNQTAHLYQKSYGEFMNDRVPICSMTDLHREAYGNSMNDQVPLSSKHLLTKIKALYANTQNHHGGEGTSSRNLHLQTSHMLLQDIKGVYECQPTSRLVTLFDNLSFRERHDNPIMQQLSDVPRDERTLFVTFSNGYPLTKDELHDFFMRHYGDVEEITVEEPIGNKQPLYAHVIFYSQVTLFRVLDGNLRVKFMTRGKHLWARQYVPKKKNTKS, from the exons ATGGAACCCGGTCAATTCCATGCCTATAACTTTTCCTATCTGATACTTCGAGAGTTGTTCTTTCGCTtggttgtttgttttgaaattgagTCTTCCCTTTCCAGGGAGATAATAGCCTTTTGGTTGTGGCTCCAAGGAAATAGCCAGGCTGCTTTCCTTTTGAGCATCGAGTCTTTTGATGATGACCATTTTCATGTGATTGCTTCTGGTGCAAAACCTTTTGTTGAGATTCTCCATTTTGAGTTTGATGGCTCAGATCCTAGATCTGTACCGAGAAATCACTTTCGGAGGGAAGCTATTGAAGGGATTTCTTTCTACCTCAACAAAGTTTGTTATGAGGCCTTACAAGTTCTTCAAGAAAGAGCAAATATGAACTTTCTCCATAATCAGACGGCACATCTGTACCAAAAATCCTATGGAGAATTCATGAATGATAGGGTTCCTATATGCTCG ATGACAGATCTACACAGAGAGGCATATGGCAATTCCATGAATGACCAGGTTCCTTTGAGCTCG AAGCACCTTCTGACCAAGATCAAGGCTTTGTATGCTAACACTCAAAATCATCATGGTGGAGAAGGCACAAGTTCTAGAAATCTGCATCTTCAAACAAGTCATATGCTCCTTCAAGATATAAAGGGAGTATACGAGTGTCAGCCAACCTCCCGTTTGGTGACATTGTTTGATAACTTGAGCTTCAGAGAGAGGCATGATAATCCA ATCATGCAGCAGCTATCTGACGTTCCACGTGATGAGAGAACTTTGTTTGTAACATTTTCCAATGGCTACCCACTGACCAAAGATGAACTGCATgattttttcatgag GCACTATGGAGATGTTGAAGAGATAACAGTGGAAGAACCAATTGGAAACAAACAACCCTTATACGCACACGTTATATTTTACTCACAGGTGACGCTCTTCCGTGTCCTTGATGGGAACTTGAGAGTCAAGTTCATGACGAGGGGAAAACATCTGTGGGCTCGTCAGTATGTGCCTAAGAAAAAGAATACTAAATCATGA